One region of Sus scrofa isolate TJ Tabasco breed Duroc chromosome 3, Sscrofa11.1, whole genome shotgun sequence genomic DNA includes:
- the ZNHIT1 gene encoding zinc finger HIT domain-containing protein 1, translated as MVEKKTSVRSQDPGQRRVLDRAARQRRINRQLEALENDNFQDDPHAGLPQLGKRLPQFDDDADTGKKKKKTRGDHFKLRFRKNFQALLEEQNLSVAEGPNYLTACAGPPSRPQRPFCAVCGFPSPYTCVSCGARYCTVRCLGTHQETRCLKWTV; from the exons ATGGTGGAGAAGAAAACTTCGG TTCGCTCCCAGGACCCTGGACAGCGGCGGGTGCTGGACCGAGCGGCCCGGCAGCGCCGCATCAACAGGCAGCTCGAGGCCTTGGAGAATGACAACTTCCAAGATGACCCGCACGCAGGCCTCCCCCAGCTCGGCAAGAGGCTGCCTCAGTTTGACGATGATGCAGACACTG gaaagaaaaagaaaaaaactcgaGGTGATCATTTTAAACTTCGCTTCCGAAAAAACTTTCAGGCCTTGCTGGAGGAGCAG AACCTGAGCGTGGCTGAGGGCCCCAACTACCTGACGGCCTGTGCAGGACCCCCATCCCGGCCCCAGCGCCCCTTCTGCGCTGTCTGTGGCTTCCCCTCCCCCTACACCTGTGTCAGCTGTGGTGCCCGGTACTGCACGGTGCGCTGTCTGGGCACCCACCAGGAGACCCG GTGCCTGAAGTggactgtgtga
- the CLDN15 gene encoding claudin-15 isoform X1 → MSVAVEIFGFFMAALGLVLLGVTLPHSSWRVSTVHGNVITTNTIFENLWYSCATDSLGVYNCWEFPSMLALSGYIQACRALMITAILLGFLGLFLGMVGLRCTNIGGLELSRKTKLAATAGALHILAGVCGMVAISWYAFNITRDFFDPLYPGTKYELGPALYLGWTASLLSILGGICLCSSCCCAQDDDPAANVRVPYKAPMPASSLTARLPAVASDEDGDSSFGKYGKNAYV, encoded by the exons ATGTCGGTGGCTGTGGAGATCTTCGGCTTCTTCATGGCAGCCCTGGGGTTGGTGCTGCTGGGGGTGACGCTGCCGCACAGCAGCTGGCGAGTGTCCACCGTGCACGGGAACGTCATCACCACCAATACCATCTTCGAGAACCTCTGGTACAGCTGCGCCACCGACTCCCTCGGGGTCTAcaactgctgggagttcccgtccatGCTGGCCCTCTCGG GGTACATCCAGGCCTGCCGGGCGCTCATGATCACCGCCATCCTCCTGGGCTTCCTGGGCCTCTTCCTGGGCATGGTGGGGCTGCGCTGCACGAACATTGGGGGCCTGGAGCTCTCCAGGAAAACCAAGCTGGCGGCTACCGCAGGGGCCCTACACATACTGGCCG gGGTCTGCGGGATGGTGGCTATCTCCTGGTATGCCTTCAACATCACCCGGGACTTCTTCGACCCCTTGTATCCGGGGACCAA GTATGAGCTGGGCCCCGCGCTCTACCTGGGCTGGACCGCCTCCCTGCTCTCCATCCTGGGCGGCATCTGCCtctgctccagctgctgctgcGCTCAGGACGACGACCCAGCAGCCAA CGTCCGGGTTCCCTACAAGGCCCCGATGCCCGCCTCCAGCCTCACTGCCCGCTTGCCCGCCGTAGCCTCGGATGAAGACGGCGACAGCAGCTTCGGCAAGTATGGGAAAAACGCTTACGTATAG
- the FIS1 gene encoding mitochondrial fission 1 protein, which yields MEAVLNELVSVEDLLKFERKFQSEKAAGSVSKSTQFEYAWCLVRSKYNDDIRKGLALLEELLPKGSKEEQRDYVFYLAVGNYRLKEYEKALKYVRGLLQTEPQNNQAKELEGLIDKAMKKDGLVGMAIVGGMALGVAGLAGLIGLAVSKSKS from the exons ATGGAGGCCGTGCTGAACGAGTTGGTGTCTGTGGAGGATCTGCTG aaatttgaaaggaaatttcAGTCTGAGAAGGCAGCAGGCTCGGTGTCCAAGAGCACGCAGTTTGAATATGCCTGGTGTCTGGTGCGAAGCAAGTACAACGATGACATCCGTAAAGGCCTTGCTCTGCTGGAGG AGCTGCTACCCAAAGGGAGCAAAGAGGAGCAGCGGGATTATGTCTTCTACCTGGCCGTGGGGAACTACCGGCTCAAG GAATATGAAAAGGCCCTAAAGTATGTGCGCGGGCTGCTGCAGACAGAGCCACAGAACAACCAGGCCAAGGAACTGGAAGGGCTCATTGACAAGGCCATGAAGAAAG atGGACTAGTGGGCATGGCCATTGTTGGAGGCATGGCCCTGGGCGTGGCCGGACTGGCTGGACTCATTGGACTTGCTGTATCCAAGTCCAAATCCTGA